A genomic stretch from Gopherus evgoodei ecotype Sinaloan lineage chromosome 18, rGopEvg1_v1.p, whole genome shotgun sequence includes:
- the DNAJC16 gene encoding dnaJ homolog subfamily C member 16 isoform X2, protein MELKKLSISLVVVLVLVLVLQILSAVDFDPYRILGVSRTSSQADIKKAYKKLAREWHPDKNKDPGAEDKFIQISKAYEILSNEEKRSNFDRYGDVGENQGYPQQQQHRQFHHFHESFYFDESFFHFPFNSERRDSFDEKYLLHFSHYVNEIVPDSFKKPYLIKITSDWCFSCIHIEPVWKEVVQELEVLGVGIGVVHAGYERRLAHHLGAHSTPSILGLINGKISFFHNAVIRENLRQFVESLLPGNLIEKITDKSYVQFLSNWKKENKPHVLLFDHMPVVPLLYKLTAFAYRDYLSFGYVYVGLRGTEELSRQYNINVYTPTMMIFKEHIDKPADVIQAREMKKQLIDDFLSQNKFLLAARLTSQKLFRELCPVKKSHRQRKYCVVLLTGEGDKFAKTYEAFVAFALANTKDTVRFVHIYNDRQRDFAHALLMDDEKYWGKSAVAILERRNNVGRVVYKILEDAWEGSEEDNFILLDRLAQLRTDPGLLSSDTVLPDLNDELAPVFFLRWLYSAIEYVSDCWDSVFHNNWREMMPLLSLIFSALFILFGTVIVQAFSDSSDERDSPLPQKEDPSEKNEKNDTTFSKENRIPKKGFVEVTELTDVTYTSNLVRLRPGHMNVVLILSNPTKTSLLQKFALEVYTFTGSSCLHFSFLSLDKHREWLEYLLEFAQDAAPIPYQYDKHFLERDYTGYVLALNGHKKYFCLFKPHRSGDEGGTMGSSEDYDPLLPTGEARGKSSCSPGSKQIRNKLSKLSLWMERLLEGSLQRFYIPSWPALD, encoded by the exons GCACCCTGACAAAAACAAGGACCCAGGAGCAGAAGATAAGTTTATACAAATTAGCAAGGCCTATGAG ATCCTCTCCAATGAGGAAAAGAGATCAAACTTTGATCGTTACGGAGACGTGGGTGAGAACCAGGGGtaccctcagcagcagcagcaccgccAGTTCCATCACTTCCACGAAAGCTTTTACTTTGACGAATCCTTTTTCCACTTCCCGTTTAATTCGGAGCGACGAGACTCCTTCGATGAGAAGTACTTGCTGCATTTTTCGCACTACGTGAACGAGATTGTACCGGACAGTTTCAAAAAGCCCTACCTCATTAAAATAACCTCGGACTGGTGCTTCAGCTGTATCCACATTGAGCCTGTGTGGAAGGAGGTTGTTCAGGAGCTAGAGGTGCTGG GAGTGGGAATTGGAGTCGTCCACGCTGGGTATGAGAGACGCCTCGCACATCACCtgggagcacacagcacaccgtcCATTCTGGGACTCATTAATGGGAAAATATCCTTCTTCCACAATGCGGTCATCCGAGAGAACCTGAGGCAGTTTGTGGAGAGCCTTCTTCCAGGGAACCTCATAGAGAAG ATTACAGATAAAAGTTATGTCCAATTCCTGTCGAACTGgaagaaggaaaataaaccccATGTTCTTCTGTTTGATCATATGCCAGTAGTGCCATTGCTATACAag CTCACTGCTTTTGCGTACAGAGATTATTTGTCCTTTGGATATGTGTATGTTGGACTCAGAGGAACTGAAGAGTTGTCCAGACAATATAACATCAATGTCTACACCCCCACCATGATGATCTTCAAGGAACATATTGATAAGCCTGCCGATGTTATTCAG GCAAGAGAGATGAAAAAGCAGCTCATTGATGACTTCCTTTCCCAGAACAAGTTCCTTCTGGCAgccagactcaccagccagaaattGTTTCGTGAACTGTGTCCTGTGAAGAAGTCTCACCGTCAGCGGAA GTACTGTGTGGTTTTACTTACTGGCGAGGGTGACAAGTTTGCTAAGACCTATGAGGCATTTGTGGCCTTTGCTCTGGCAAACACGAAAGACACCGTGAGGTTTGTGCATATCTACAACGACCGTCAGCGAGACTTTGCCCATGCCTTGCTGATGGATGATGAGAAATATTGGGGGAAATCTGCC GTGGCCATCTTGGAAAGGCGCAATAATGTAGGAAgagtggtctataaaatcttggAAGATGCCTGGGAGGGCAGTGAAGAGGATAACTTCATCCTTTTGGATCGTCTGGCTCAGTTAAGAACAGACCCTGGTCTTCTCTCTTCAGACACTGTCCTGCCAGACTTGAATGATGAACTTGCCCCA GTGTTCTTTCTCCGATGGCTCTACTCCGCAATAGAATATGTCTCAGACTGCTGGGATAGTGTATTTCATAATAACTG GCGGGAAATGATGCCGCTTCTTTCCCTGATCTTCTCAGCCCTCTTCATTCTCTTTGGCACTGTTATTGTTCAGGCTTTCAG CGACTCGAGCGATGAGAGagactctcctctcccccagaaaGAAGATCCCTCTGAAAAGAATGAAAAGAATGACACAACCTTCAGCAAAGAGAACAG GATTCCCAAAAAGGGCTTTGTCGAAGTGACTGAGCTAACAGATGTTACCTATACTAGTAACCTCGTGCGCCTGAGGCCAGGTCACATGAACGTGGTTCTGATCCTTTCCAACCCCACCAAAACCAGCCTACTTCAGAAGTTTGCCCTGGAAGTCTACACATTCACAGG GAGCAGCTGTCTTCATTTCTCCTTCCTGAGCCTCGATAAGCATAGAGAATGGCTGGAGTATTTGTTAGAGTTTGCCCAGGATGCTGCCCCCATTCCATATCAATATGATAAACATTTCCTGGAGCGCGACTACACCGGTTACGTCCTAGCTCTAAATGGCCACAAGAAATACTTCTGTCTCTTCAAGCCTCACAGATCGGGGGATGAAGGGGGAACCATGGGGTCCTCTGAGGATTATGACCCCTTGCTACCTACAGGAGAAGCCCGAGGAAAATCCTCCTGCAGTCCAGGATCCAAACAAATTAGAAACAAATTAAGCAAGTTGTCCTTATGGATGGAACGTCTCTTAGAAGGTTCCTTACAAAGGTTCTATATTCCATCCTGGCCTGCATTAGACTGA
- the DNAJC16 gene encoding dnaJ homolog subfamily C member 16 isoform X1, with the protein MELKKLSISLVVVLVLVLVLQILSAVDFDPYRILGVSRTSSQADIKKAYKKLAREWHPDKNKDPGAEDKFIQISKAYEILSNEEKRSNFDRYGDVGENQGYPQQQQHRQFHHFHESFYFDESFFHFPFNSERRDSFDEKYLLHFSHYVNEIVPDSFKKPYLIKITSDWCFSCIHIEPVWKEVVQELEVLGVGIGVVHAGYERRLAHHLGAHSTPSILGLINGKISFFHNAVIRENLRQFVESLLPGNLIEKITDKSYVQFLSNWKKENKPHVLLFDHMPVVPLLYKLTAFAYRDYLSFGYVYVGLRGTEELSRQYNINVYTPTMMIFKEHIDKPADVIQAREMKKQLIDDFLSQNKFLLAARLTSQKLFRELCPVKKSHRQRKYCVVLLTGEGDKFAKTYEAFVAFALANTKDTVRFVHIYNDRQRDFAHALLMDDEKYWGKSAVAILERRNNVGRVVYKILEDAWEGSEEDNFILLDRLAQLRTDPGLLSSDTVLPDLNDELAPVFFLRWLYSAIEYVSDCWDSVFHNNWREMMPLLSLIFSALFILFGTVIVQAFSDSSDERDSPLPQKEDPSEKNEKNDTTFSKENSRIPKKGFVEVTELTDVTYTSNLVRLRPGHMNVVLILSNPTKTSLLQKFALEVYTFTGSSCLHFSFLSLDKHREWLEYLLEFAQDAAPIPYQYDKHFLERDYTGYVLALNGHKKYFCLFKPHRSGDEGGTMGSSEDYDPLLPTGEARGKSSCSPGSKQIRNKLSKLSLWMERLLEGSLQRFYIPSWPALD; encoded by the exons GCACCCTGACAAAAACAAGGACCCAGGAGCAGAAGATAAGTTTATACAAATTAGCAAGGCCTATGAG ATCCTCTCCAATGAGGAAAAGAGATCAAACTTTGATCGTTACGGAGACGTGGGTGAGAACCAGGGGtaccctcagcagcagcagcaccgccAGTTCCATCACTTCCACGAAAGCTTTTACTTTGACGAATCCTTTTTCCACTTCCCGTTTAATTCGGAGCGACGAGACTCCTTCGATGAGAAGTACTTGCTGCATTTTTCGCACTACGTGAACGAGATTGTACCGGACAGTTTCAAAAAGCCCTACCTCATTAAAATAACCTCGGACTGGTGCTTCAGCTGTATCCACATTGAGCCTGTGTGGAAGGAGGTTGTTCAGGAGCTAGAGGTGCTGG GAGTGGGAATTGGAGTCGTCCACGCTGGGTATGAGAGACGCCTCGCACATCACCtgggagcacacagcacaccgtcCATTCTGGGACTCATTAATGGGAAAATATCCTTCTTCCACAATGCGGTCATCCGAGAGAACCTGAGGCAGTTTGTGGAGAGCCTTCTTCCAGGGAACCTCATAGAGAAG ATTACAGATAAAAGTTATGTCCAATTCCTGTCGAACTGgaagaaggaaaataaaccccATGTTCTTCTGTTTGATCATATGCCAGTAGTGCCATTGCTATACAag CTCACTGCTTTTGCGTACAGAGATTATTTGTCCTTTGGATATGTGTATGTTGGACTCAGAGGAACTGAAGAGTTGTCCAGACAATATAACATCAATGTCTACACCCCCACCATGATGATCTTCAAGGAACATATTGATAAGCCTGCCGATGTTATTCAG GCAAGAGAGATGAAAAAGCAGCTCATTGATGACTTCCTTTCCCAGAACAAGTTCCTTCTGGCAgccagactcaccagccagaaattGTTTCGTGAACTGTGTCCTGTGAAGAAGTCTCACCGTCAGCGGAA GTACTGTGTGGTTTTACTTACTGGCGAGGGTGACAAGTTTGCTAAGACCTATGAGGCATTTGTGGCCTTTGCTCTGGCAAACACGAAAGACACCGTGAGGTTTGTGCATATCTACAACGACCGTCAGCGAGACTTTGCCCATGCCTTGCTGATGGATGATGAGAAATATTGGGGGAAATCTGCC GTGGCCATCTTGGAAAGGCGCAATAATGTAGGAAgagtggtctataaaatcttggAAGATGCCTGGGAGGGCAGTGAAGAGGATAACTTCATCCTTTTGGATCGTCTGGCTCAGTTAAGAACAGACCCTGGTCTTCTCTCTTCAGACACTGTCCTGCCAGACTTGAATGATGAACTTGCCCCA GTGTTCTTTCTCCGATGGCTCTACTCCGCAATAGAATATGTCTCAGACTGCTGGGATAGTGTATTTCATAATAACTG GCGGGAAATGATGCCGCTTCTTTCCCTGATCTTCTCAGCCCTCTTCATTCTCTTTGGCACTGTTATTGTTCAGGCTTTCAG CGACTCGAGCGATGAGAGagactctcctctcccccagaaaGAAGATCCCTCTGAAAAGAATGAAAAGAATGACACAACCTTCAGCAAAGAGAACAG CAGGATTCCCAAAAAGGGCTTTGTCGAAGTGACTGAGCTAACAGATGTTACCTATACTAGTAACCTCGTGCGCCTGAGGCCAGGTCACATGAACGTGGTTCTGATCCTTTCCAACCCCACCAAAACCAGCCTACTTCAGAAGTTTGCCCTGGAAGTCTACACATTCACAGG GAGCAGCTGTCTTCATTTCTCCTTCCTGAGCCTCGATAAGCATAGAGAATGGCTGGAGTATTTGTTAGAGTTTGCCCAGGATGCTGCCCCCATTCCATATCAATATGATAAACATTTCCTGGAGCGCGACTACACCGGTTACGTCCTAGCTCTAAATGGCCACAAGAAATACTTCTGTCTCTTCAAGCCTCACAGATCGGGGGATGAAGGGGGAACCATGGGGTCCTCTGAGGATTATGACCCCTTGCTACCTACAGGAGAAGCCCGAGGAAAATCCTCCTGCAGTCCAGGATCCAAACAAATTAGAAACAAATTAAGCAAGTTGTCCTTATGGATGGAACGTCTCTTAGAAGGTTCCTTACAAAGGTTCTATATTCCATCCTGGCCTGCATTAGACTGA
- the AGMAT gene encoding agmatinase, mitochondrial: protein MEPLFVRGSQLLRKMLCPLRFSATFLAAKLQPPLLSSPRASLCVWVTAHPPAAGSLPGFHRGGSESLLAGHGAPRRFLTGSSFNLPPSAQLIARPVGVCSMMKLPIQTSPEGLDAAFVGVPLDTGTSNRPGARFGPRQIRAESCMVRTYNPSTGAAPFHSLMVADIGDVNVNLYNLQDSCRQIREAYQKIVAAGCIPLTLGGDHTITYPILQAVAEKHGPVGLVHVDAHTDTGDTALGEKIYHGTPFRRCVDEGLLDCKRVVQIGIRSSSYTPDPYKYCRDQGFRVVLAEDCWLKSLVPLMAEVRKQMGAKPIYISFDIDGLDPAYAPGTGTPEIAGLTPAQALEIIRGCKGLNIVGCDLVEVAPIYDASGNTALMGANLLFEMLCALPRVKTI from the exons ATGGAGCCCCTCTTCGTGCGTGGCAGCCAGCTGCTCCGGAAAATGCTTTGCCCTCTGAGGTTCTCGGCAACTTtcctggcagccaagctccaGCCACCTTTGCTGAGCAGCCCCAGAGCTAGCCTGTGTGTGTGGGTCACAGCTCACCCTCCTGCAGCTGGCTCCTTGCCTGGCTTCCACCGTGGGGGCTCAGAGAGCCTGCTCGCTGGGCACGGTGCCCCTCGCCGCTTTCTCACTGGCTCTAGCTTCAATCTGCCTCCCAGTGCTCAGCTCATAGCCAGGCCCGTGGGGGTCTGCTCCATGATGAAGCTGCCCATTCAGACTTCACCAGAAGGACTAGATGCTGCGTTTGTTGGGGTGCCCCTTGACACAGGAACCTCCAACCGTCCTGGTGCAAG GTTCGGCCCTCGCCAGATTCGAGCCGAGTCGTGCATGGTGAGGACGTATaaccccagcactggggcagcaccTTTCCATTCCCTCATGGTTGCTGACATTGGTGATGTGAATGTGAACCTCTACAACCTGCAGGACAGCTGCAGGCAAATCCGAGAAGCCTATCAGAAGATTGTGGCAGCTGGCTGCATTCCCCTCACACTGG GTGGTGATCACACAATAACATACCCGATCCTGCAGGCAGTGGCAGAAAA GCATGGTCCCGTGGGACTGGTGCACGTGGATGCTCATACCGACACAGGAGACACAGCGCTGGGGGAGAAGATCTACCATGGGACGCCATTCCGACGCTGTGTGGACGAGGGGCTCCTGGATTGCAAACGCGTGGTTCAGATCGGAATCAGAAGCTCCTCCTATACCCCGGATCCCTACAAATACTGCCGGGACCAG GGGTTCCGTGTTGTCCTGGCTGAAGACTGCTGGCTGAAGTCCTTGGTACCACTGATGGCGGAGGTGAGAAAGCAGATGGGAGCCAAGCCCATTTACATCAGCTTTGATATTGATGGATTAGACCCTGCATACGCCCCTGGCACAGGGACCCCTGAAATTGCTGGTCTCACACCTGCTCAG GCTTTGGAGATCATTCGTGGGTGCAAAGGACTGAATATAGTGGGATGCGATCTTGTTGAAGTTGCACCAATCTATGATGCTTCTG GTAACACAGCCCTCATGGGAGCAAATCTGCTGTTTGAAATGCTGTGCGCACTCCCGCGAGTCAAAACGATTTAA